Proteins from a single region of Abyssalbus ytuae:
- the glgB gene encoding 1,4-alpha-glucan branching protein GlgB: MSNVQPFSLFTDFDINLFKAGKHYRLYEKFGAHEAEVDGKKGVYFAVWAPSAKAVSVTGDFNYWNDHEHPLNVRWDSSGIWEGFIPGLQVGMLYKYKIFSHNNNIITEKADPYGFYCETPPNTASVVYNINNYEWKDAAWMSYRQDKNGLDKPYSVYEVHLGSWMRKEDNKPLSYIELADKLVNYVKETGFTHVELMPVMEYPFDPSWGYQITGYFAPTSRFGKPEEFKYLVDNFHQNDIGVILDWVPSHFPADDHGLGFFDGSHLYEHPDPKKGYHPDWKSLIFNYSRNEVRAFLISNAVFWLEQYHIDCLRVDAVASMLYLDYSREEGEWEPNEFGGRENLDAVSFIKDFNTEVYSSFKGVQTIAEESTAYPMITKPIDIGGLGFGMKWMMGWMHDTLLYFKKEPVHRKYHHNDITFSLAYAFSENFMLPLSHDEVVYGKNSILGRMPGDEWQRFANLRLLYGYMFTHPGTKLLFMGSEFGQYNEWNYNQSLDWNLLDFIPHQNTHNFIKDLNEFYKTHPALYEKAFSRDGFEWISYDDGENSVISYIRKGHDPKNDLIVACNFTPVIRDNYRIGVHKKGKLKELFNSDSATYGGSGITNEKNIKTENTAWNFKEHSAVIKIPPLATVVFKID, encoded by the coding sequence ATGAGCAACGTACAACCCTTCAGTTTGTTTACTGATTTTGATATAAATTTATTTAAAGCCGGCAAGCATTACAGGCTTTATGAAAAGTTCGGGGCTCATGAGGCTGAGGTTGACGGAAAAAAAGGGGTATACTTTGCGGTTTGGGCGCCTTCGGCCAAAGCTGTATCGGTGACAGGAGATTTTAATTACTGGAACGACCACGAACATCCTTTAAATGTACGGTGGGACTCTTCCGGAATATGGGAGGGGTTTATTCCCGGGCTGCAGGTAGGAATGCTTTATAAGTACAAAATATTTTCTCATAATAACAATATTATTACCGAAAAGGCCGATCCTTACGGGTTTTATTGCGAAACTCCGCCTAACACAGCATCCGTAGTTTACAATATAAATAATTATGAATGGAAAGATGCCGCATGGATGTCTTACCGGCAGGATAAAAACGGACTTGATAAACCTTATTCCGTTTATGAAGTGCACCTGGGCTCATGGATGCGAAAAGAAGACAACAAACCTCTTTCGTATATAGAACTGGCCGATAAACTTGTTAATTATGTAAAGGAAACAGGATTTACGCATGTGGAGCTTATGCCTGTTATGGAATATCCTTTTGATCCCTCCTGGGGGTATCAGATAACCGGGTATTTTGCCCCAACCTCCCGCTTTGGCAAACCGGAAGAGTTTAAATACCTGGTTGATAACTTCCATCAGAATGATATCGGCGTTATTTTAGATTGGGTACCTTCCCATTTTCCTGCCGATGATCACGGGCTGGGATTTTTTGACGGTTCTCATTTATATGAACACCCCGACCCGAAAAAAGGATATCATCCGGACTGGAAAAGCCTTATTTTTAATTACAGCAGAAACGAAGTACGGGCCTTTTTAATAAGTAATGCGGTATTTTGGCTGGAGCAGTATCATATTGATTGTTTAAGGGTGGATGCCGTGGCTTCCATGTTGTATCTTGACTATTCCAGGGAAGAAGGGGAATGGGAACCCAACGAATTCGGGGGAAGGGAAAACCTCGATGCGGTTTCGTTTATAAAAGATTTTAATACCGAAGTATACAGCAGCTTTAAAGGAGTACAGACCATAGCCGAAGAATCCACCGCTTACCCCATGATTACCAAACCTATTGATATAGGAGGCCTGGGCTTCGGGATGAAATGGATGATGGGCTGGATGCACGATACATTACTCTATTTTAAAAAAGAACCTGTTCACCGGAAATATCATCACAACGATATTACTTTCAGCCTTGCTTATGCATTTTCAGAAAATTTTATGCTCCCCCTGTCTCATGATGAAGTGGTGTACGGTAAAAATTCTATTTTAGGCAGAATGCCCGGGGATGAATGGCAGCGCTTTGCTAATTTAAGATTGTTATACGGCTATATGTTTACCCATCCGGGTACTAAACTGTTGTTTATGGGAAGTGAGTTCGGGCAGTATAATGAGTGGAATTACAATCAAAGCCTGGACTGGAATTTACTGGATTTTATTCCTCATCAGAACACTCATAATTTTATTAAAGATCTAAATGAATTTTACAAAACCCATCCTGCCCTGTATGAAAAGGCTTTTAGCAGGGATGGTTTTGAATGGATCTCATACGATGATGGTGAAAACTCGGTGATCTCCTACATCCGTAAAGGGCATGACCCCAAAAACGATCTGATTGTTGCCTGTAATTTCACTCCCGTTATCAGGGATAATTACCGGATTGGTGTACATAAAAAAGGAAAGTTAAAAGAATTGTTCAATTCCGATTCGGCTACCTACGGAGGAAGCGGTATAACCAATGAAAAAAATATTAAAACTGAAAATACCGCCTGGAACTTTAAAGAGCACTCGGCAGTAATTAAAATACCTCCTTTGGCAACGGTGGTTTTTAAGATTGACTGA
- a CDS encoding aldo/keto reductase, whose protein sequence is MEYRNLGNSGLKVPVLSLGTGTFGGTNEFFKRWGQTGIKEATRLIDICFERGINFFDTANVYSIGDSEIILGKALNGKRDKSIISTKATFQMGEHPNDKGSSRYHLMNALENSLKRLNTDYIDLYLMHKFDRSTPVEETLRTLDNMIKSGKVRYIGCSNFAAWQLMKSLSVSERNNLEKYVVYQGYYSLIGRDYEQELMPLLEDQKMGLMAWSPLGWGRLTGKIKRGLEMKEGRIKSGGAVGSPPVEDEFLYKVVDVLEKIGEELNKSIPQVAINWLLQNQSISNIVMGARNEKQLISNIDSVGWNLTPEHLNELNEVSTQMPIYPHWIGDR, encoded by the coding sequence ATGGAATATAGAAATTTAGGAAATTCAGGTTTAAAAGTACCTGTACTAAGCCTTGGAACCGGCACCTTCGGAGGGACAAATGAATTCTTCAAACGTTGGGGACAAACCGGTATCAAGGAAGCAACCCGCCTCATAGACATCTGCTTTGAAAGGGGAATCAACTTTTTTGATACGGCAAATGTCTACTCAATAGGTGATTCGGAAATTATACTGGGAAAAGCATTAAATGGAAAGAGAGATAAGAGTATCATTTCTACAAAAGCCACTTTTCAAATGGGCGAACACCCTAATGACAAAGGTTCTTCACGTTATCATTTAATGAATGCATTGGAAAACAGTTTAAAGAGGCTTAATACAGATTATATTGACTTGTATCTGATGCATAAATTTGACCGTAGCACCCCCGTGGAAGAAACTTTAAGAACGCTGGATAATATGATAAAAAGCGGGAAAGTAAGGTATATAGGTTGTTCCAATTTTGCTGCATGGCAACTAATGAAGTCTCTTTCTGTATCCGAAAGAAATAATCTTGAAAAATATGTGGTATACCAGGGATACTACTCACTCATTGGAAGAGATTACGAGCAGGAACTTATGCCTCTTTTAGAGGATCAGAAAATGGGTTTAATGGCCTGGAGCCCTTTAGGCTGGGGAAGATTGACCGGAAAAATAAAAAGAGGCCTTGAGATGAAAGAAGGAAGAATAAAATCCGGAGGTGCGGTTGGCTCTCCTCCTGTAGAAGATGAATTTCTATATAAGGTAGTGGATGTTCTGGAAAAAATTGGTGAGGAGCTTAATAAATCAATCCCACAGGTTGCAATAAACTGGCTCCTTCAAAATCAAAGTATTTCGAATATAGTGATGGGCGCAAGAAATGAAAAACAACTTATTTCAAATATTGACTCTGTAGGCTGGAACCTTACCCCGGAACATTTAAATGAACTCAATGAAGTTTCCACACAAATGCCCATTTACCCTCACTGGATTGGGGATAGATAA
- a CDS encoding phosphatase PAP2 family protein produces MKIINTFLSGILFLTTFLINAQSDSIYFEQPQKKYRFFNDSFLIDASVTAVAAGVTLYNFSKIYNKPRSSEESVLALDPQDVNRFDRSAAGNYDEDLKDISDGIFYGVIPYPLIGLLLNKETRQDFWQLSFLYLETMSLTGVTYSTSQQLNDRRRPYVYNEELSMGKRTRGSGRNSFFGGHPALVATATFFFAKVYDDYHPDSNFKWVLYGVAGAATYATAHLRVLAGQHFPSDVIVGSIIGTASGILIPHFHKNKLFKKHNVSLLPVTGEYHGLYLAWSF; encoded by the coding sequence ATGAAAATTATAAATACATTCTTGTCAGGTATTTTGTTTTTGACCACCTTCCTTATAAATGCGCAGTCTGATTCAATTTACTTTGAACAACCACAAAAAAAGTACAGGTTTTTTAACGACAGTTTTTTAATTGATGCCTCGGTAACCGCAGTGGCAGCGGGAGTTACCTTGTATAACTTTTCCAAAATATACAATAAGCCGAGATCCTCAGAAGAATCTGTTTTAGCTCTTGACCCTCAAGATGTAAACCGTTTTGACCGCAGTGCCGCAGGTAATTATGATGAAGACCTTAAAGACATAAGTGACGGTATATTTTACGGGGTTATTCCGTATCCGTTAATCGGACTCCTGCTAAATAAAGAAACCCGGCAGGATTTCTGGCAGCTTAGCTTTCTTTATCTGGAGACTATGAGCCTTACCGGGGTTACTTACAGTACCTCTCAGCAATTAAACGACCGCAGGCGGCCGTATGTATATAATGAAGAACTCTCTATGGGTAAAAGAACGAGGGGTTCCGGAAGAAATTCATTCTTTGGCGGTCATCCGGCACTGGTGGCAACCGCTACTTTTTTCTTTGCAAAAGTATATGACGATTATCATCCTGATTCGAATTTTAAATGGGTGTTGTACGGTGTTGCCGGGGCAGCCACGTATGCTACTGCTCATTTAAGGGTACTGGCAGGACAGCATTTTCCGTCCGATGTGATTGTAGGAAGTATTATAGGAACCGCATCCGGCATCCTTATACCCCATTTTCATAAAAACAAGCTCTTTAAAAAGCACAATGTCAGTTTATTGCCGGTAACAGGAGAGTACCATGGCTTATATTTGGCCTGGAGTTTTTGA
- a CDS encoding Crp/Fnr family transcriptional regulator — translation MKSLPLRKQIEEIVNLTDEEFAFVLEHFQQRIFKKHQIVIHEGDYAKYEFFVLKGLMKVSRLYSNGKEHILKFGIENWWVTDFEAFHRKTKSTLMVSCLEDTDTLAIDLENKEKLSRELPKMQSFFLTKTTDRYIALQKRILCFLSSNANDRYHNLLTIYPGLIQRVPKAMIASYLGVTRETLSRLTKADT, via the coding sequence ATGAAAAGTCTTCCCTTAAGAAAACAAATTGAAGAAATAGTCAATTTAACAGACGAAGAATTTGCTTTTGTGCTGGAACATTTTCAACAAAGAATATTTAAAAAACATCAAATAGTCATACACGAAGGTGATTATGCCAAATATGAGTTTTTTGTACTTAAGGGTTTAATGAAAGTTTCCAGACTTTACTCCAATGGTAAGGAACATATTTTAAAGTTTGGCATTGAAAATTGGTGGGTTACTGACTTCGAAGCATTTCACCGTAAAACAAAATCTACTCTGATGGTGTCTTGCCTTGAAGATACGGATACATTAGCAATTGACCTGGAAAACAAGGAAAAGTTAAGCAGGGAGCTACCAAAAATGCAATCCTTTTTCTTAACAAAAACCACAGACAGATATATTGCTCTCCAAAAACGTATTCTATGCTTTTTAAGCAGCAATGCGAATGACCGTTACCACAATTTGCTTACGATTTATCCCGGCCTTATCCAACGCGTGCCTAAAGCCATGATAGCATCTTATCTTGGCGTTACAAGGGAAACCCTAAGCCGGTTAACAAAAGCGGATACTTAA
- a CDS encoding glycogen synthase produces the protein MKVIHVSAECYPVAKAGGLADVVGALPKYQSKEGDTVEVVMPFYNNAYVKKSHFEEVCHNRLLLGDQPYDFEVLKLNGPGNPGFNLYVIKIPGLLDRENIYSYDDDVERFTAFQIAVMDWILNSDRKPDIVHCHDHHTGLIPFIMSYSYKYSSLKNIPTVLTIHNAQYQGWFGFNKIHYIPEFKLSNAGLLDWGGQINPLATAIKCAWKVTTVSPSYMEELKTSANGLEWLLDHESNKETGILNGIDPQVWDPAKDSMLVENYSVKNSVSGKKANKEWLCKEYNLDAEKPLFIFIGRLVWEKGADILPGIFYRALINDDLEVNILALGSGSPEIESKLKSLINPFRGSYHVHIGYNERLSHVMYAGADFLLMPSRVEPCGLNQMYALRYGTIPVVHETGGLKDTVTDIEKGGFGICHKEVSVDKVYHSIQRAAALYKEEKEFKKIQREIMKIDHSWDNSANQYNELYTSLIR, from the coding sequence ATGAAAGTAATACACGTTAGTGCCGAATGCTATCCGGTTGCCAAAGCAGGCGGATTGGCCGATGTGGTGGGAGCCCTGCCTAAATACCAAAGCAAAGAAGGAGATACGGTTGAGGTGGTAATGCCTTTTTATAATAACGCTTATGTAAAAAAAAGCCACTTTGAAGAGGTATGCCACAACAGGTTATTATTAGGAGACCAGCCCTATGATTTTGAAGTATTAAAATTAAACGGGCCCGGTAATCCCGGTTTTAACTTATATGTCATTAAAATTCCCGGTTTACTCGACCGGGAAAATATTTATTCCTACGATGATGATGTAGAGAGGTTTACGGCCTTTCAAATAGCGGTAATGGACTGGATTTTAAATTCAGACCGGAAGCCGGATATTGTGCATTGCCATGATCATCATACCGGGCTTATTCCTTTTATAATGTCGTATTCCTATAAATATTCTTCCTTAAAAAATATTCCGACGGTTTTAACCATTCATAATGCCCAATACCAGGGATGGTTCGGGTTTAATAAAATTCATTACATTCCCGAATTTAAGTTATCCAATGCAGGACTGCTGGACTGGGGCGGACAAATAAATCCGCTTGCCACCGCCATAAAATGCGCCTGGAAAGTTACGACCGTTTCACCTTCTTATATGGAAGAGTTAAAAACCAGTGCCAACGGACTGGAATGGTTACTTGACCACGAAAGCAATAAAGAAACAGGAATTTTGAATGGCATTGACCCCCAGGTGTGGGATCCCGCAAAGGACAGTATGCTGGTTGAAAATTATTCGGTAAAGAATAGTGTATCAGGAAAAAAAGCCAACAAAGAATGGTTGTGCAAAGAATATAATCTTGATGCGGAGAAGCCTCTCTTTATTTTTATAGGCAGGCTGGTATGGGAAAAAGGAGCCGATATATTACCCGGCATTTTTTACCGGGCACTCATCAATGATGACCTTGAAGTGAATATTCTGGCTTTAGGTTCCGGCAGCCCGGAAATAGAATCAAAACTGAAAAGCCTTATAAATCCTTTTAGAGGAAGTTATCACGTACATATAGGTTATAACGAGCGTTTGTCGCATGTAATGTATGCAGGGGCCGATTTTCTTTTAATGCCGTCACGGGTAGAACCCTGCGGGCTTAACCAAATGTATGCGTTAAGATACGGAACCATACCGGTTGTTCATGAAACAGGGGGTTTAAAAGATACAGTTACAGATATAGAGAAAGGCGGTTTCGGGATTTGCCATAAGGAGGTGTCGGTAGACAAGGTTTATCATTCCATACAAAGGGCAGCAGCCCTTTACAAAGAGGAAAAAGAATTTAAAAAAATACAAAGGGAAATAATGAAGATCGATCATTCCTGGGATAACTCAGCAAACCAATATAACGAATTATATACATCATTAATCCGGTAA
- the lepA gene encoding translation elongation factor 4 has protein sequence MKNIRNFCIIAHIDHGKSTLADRLLDFTGSVTEREKQDQLLDNMDLERERGITIKSHAIQMEYTYKGEQYILNLIDTPGHVDFSYEVSRSIAACEGALLVVDAAQSIQAQTISNLYLALENDLEIIPVLNKVDLPSANPEEVTDDIVDLLGCKPEEVIPASAKTGIGIGEILEAIIERIPAPKGDADASLQALIFDSVYNPFRGVETYFRVINGEIKKGQKIKFMATKKTYEADEVGTLKLTQHPKQVIKTGDVGYLITGIKDAREVKVGDTITSAERPCEKAIEGFENVKPMVFAGIYPVDTEDYEELRASMEKLQLNDASLVFTPESSAALGFGFRCGFLGMLHLEIIQERLEREFDMTVITTVPNVSYHAYTKKNPEEVIIVNNPSDLPEPSGLDRVEEPYIKASIITKADFVGPVMSLCIEKRGQITNQTYLTPERVELSFDMPLAEIVFDFYDRLKTVSKGYASFDYSPIGMRESKLVKVDILINANSVDALSALVHVDNAYNIGKKMCEKLRELIPRQQFDIPIQAAIGAKIISRETIKALRKDVTAKCYGGDISRKRKLLEKQKKGKKRMRQVGNVEIPQQAFMAVLKLND, from the coding sequence ATGAAGAATATCAGGAATTTTTGCATTATAGCTCATATAGACCATGGTAAGAGTACTTTGGCAGACAGGTTGTTGGATTTTACGGGGTCGGTTACCGAGCGCGAAAAGCAGGACCAGCTATTAGATAATATGGATTTGGAGCGTGAACGCGGTATTACCATTAAAAGTCACGCCATTCAAATGGAATATACTTATAAAGGGGAACAATATATCTTAAACCTTATTGACACCCCCGGGCACGTAGATTTTTCATATGAAGTTTCCAGGTCTATTGCTGCATGCGAAGGAGCTTTACTTGTGGTGGACGCCGCTCAAAGTATACAGGCACAAACCATCTCAAATTTGTACCTGGCCCTTGAAAACGACCTGGAAATAATTCCTGTCCTTAACAAGGTTGATTTACCCAGTGCCAATCCGGAAGAAGTAACCGATGATATTGTAGACCTTTTAGGATGTAAACCCGAAGAGGTGATTCCTGCCAGTGCAAAAACAGGTATAGGAATAGGAGAAATACTGGAGGCTATTATAGAACGTATTCCTGCTCCCAAAGGAGATGCCGATGCTTCGCTTCAGGCACTTATTTTTGATTCGGTTTACAACCCCTTTCGCGGAGTTGAAACTTACTTCAGGGTTATTAACGGCGAAATAAAAAAAGGCCAGAAAATTAAATTCATGGCCACTAAAAAAACCTATGAGGCCGATGAGGTGGGCACTTTAAAACTTACCCAGCATCCTAAGCAGGTTATCAAAACCGGCGATGTAGGCTATCTTATCACAGGTATAAAAGATGCGCGCGAAGTAAAAGTGGGAGATACCATTACCAGCGCCGAGAGGCCCTGCGAAAAGGCTATTGAAGGGTTTGAAAATGTAAAACCCATGGTTTTTGCCGGTATTTATCCGGTAGATACCGAAGATTATGAAGAACTGAGAGCCTCGATGGAAAAGCTGCAGCTAAACGATGCCTCGCTGGTGTTTACACCCGAAAGCTCAGCCGCCTTGGGTTTTGGCTTCCGATGCGGTTTCCTGGGCATGCTTCATCTTGAAATTATACAGGAACGTTTAGAGCGTGAGTTTGACATGACGGTAATTACTACCGTACCCAACGTTAGCTATCATGCTTACACCAAAAAAAATCCTGAGGAAGTTATTATAGTCAACAACCCCTCCGATTTACCCGAACCTTCCGGGTTAGACAGGGTTGAAGAACCTTATATTAAAGCCTCTATTATTACAAAGGCGGACTTTGTAGGCCCTGTAATGTCCCTGTGTATTGAAAAACGCGGACAAATCACGAATCAAACTTATTTAACCCCCGAGCGGGTAGAATTAAGTTTTGATATGCCTCTTGCCGAAATTGTTTTTGACTTTTACGACCGGTTAAAAACCGTCTCCAAAGGGTATGCTTCGTTTGATTATTCACCTATAGGCATGCGCGAATCCAAACTGGTAAAAGTGGATATCCTGATCAATGCAAATTCAGTGGATGCCTTATCAGCTCTTGTGCATGTAGACAACGCATATAATATAGGAAAAAAAATGTGCGAGAAGTTACGCGAACTTATCCCGAGGCAGCAATTTGATATTCCTATCCAGGCAGCCATCGGTGCTAAGATCATATCGCGCGAAACCATAAAAGCATTGAGAAAAGACGTGACCGCCAAATGTTACGGAGGTGATATTTCGCGTAAACGTAAATTACTGGAAAAACAGAAAAAAGGTAAAAAACGTATGCGCCAGGTAGGGAATGTAGAAATACCGCAGCAGGCTTTTATGGCAGTACTGAAATTAAATGATTAA
- a CDS encoding glucose-1-phosphate adenylyltransferase has translation MLNKKVLSIILGGGQGTRLFPLTSARSKPAVPIAGKYRLVDIPISNCINCNLKRIFVLTQFNSASLNRHVKNTYQFSLFSEAFVDILAAEQTPENPTWFQGTADAVRQCMHHFNSHNYEYALILSGDQLYQMDFMDMLHAHINSGADITVATQPVKAKDASAFGILKTDEHHFIRTFTEKPPQDQLAGWDSEVSEEMEKEGRLYLASMGIYIFNRTLLEDVMFNTNDVDFGKDIIPNAITGNKKVLGYQYEGYWEDIGTISAFYEANLALTDDIPRFNLFDKSKSIYTRGRILPPTKMSGTFVERSMIAEGCIIHAKSIERSVIGIRTRIGNDTIVKNTYIMGNDRYESIEEIEKAESEGMPHLGIGNRCEIYNTIVDKDCMIGDDVTIKGGEHLADTENEMLVIRDGVVVIKKGAFIPNGTKI, from the coding sequence ATGTTAAACAAGAAAGTGCTTTCAATAATACTGGGAGGAGGCCAGGGTACACGTTTGTTTCCCCTCACTTCTGCCCGGTCCAAGCCTGCAGTACCCATAGCGGGTAAATACCGGCTGGTAGACATCCCCATTTCCAATTGCATTAACTGCAACCTCAAAAGAATTTTTGTGCTTACCCAATTCAATTCGGCGTCCTTAAACAGGCATGTAAAAAACACCTATCAGTTTAGTTTGTTCAGCGAAGCTTTTGTTGATATACTTGCTGCCGAACAAACCCCTGAAAATCCTACCTGGTTTCAGGGCACCGCCGATGCAGTGAGGCAGTGCATGCATCATTTTAACAGCCATAATTATGAATACGCATTAATTCTTTCGGGAGACCAGCTTTACCAAATGGATTTTATGGACATGCTCCATGCACATATAAACAGCGGAGCCGATATTACGGTTGCAACACAACCCGTGAAAGCAAAAGATGCCTCAGCCTTTGGCATCCTGAAAACCGACGAGCATCACTTTATAAGAACTTTTACCGAAAAACCCCCCCAGGACCAGTTAGCCGGGTGGGATTCGGAAGTGTCGGAAGAAATGGAAAAAGAAGGGCGGTTATATCTGGCTTCCATGGGAATTTATATTTTTAACAGAACCTTGCTTGAAGATGTTATGTTCAACACCAATGACGTTGATTTCGGGAAGGATATCATCCCCAATGCCATTACCGGAAACAAAAAAGTATTAGGATACCAGTATGAAGGCTATTGGGAAGATATAGGAACCATCAGTGCGTTTTACGAGGCCAACCTGGCTTTAACGGACGATATTCCCAGGTTCAATTTATTCGATAAATCCAAAAGCATATATACCAGGGGCCGGATATTGCCCCCTACTAAAATGTCCGGAACCTTTGTTGAAAGATCAATGATAGCCGAAGGATGTATTATTCATGCAAAATCCATAGAAAGGTCGGTAATAGGAATAAGGACCCGAATTGGCAATGATACTATTGTAAAAAACACCTATATTATGGGGAATGACAGGTATGAAAGCATTGAAGAAATTGAAAAAGCCGAAAGTGAAGGCATGCCGCATTTAGGAATTGGCAACCGGTGCGAAATATACAATACCATAGTAGATAAAGACTGTATGATAGGAGATGATGTGACTATAAAGGGAGGAGAGCACCTGGCTGATACGGAAAATGAAATGCTGGTAATAAGAGACGGAGTGGTAGTTATAAAAAAAGGGGCTTTTATTCCCAATGGTACCAAAATATAA
- the dusB gene encoding tRNA dihydrouridine synthase DusB — protein sequence MVKIGNIELNDFPLLLAPMEDVSDPPFRALCKEQGADVVYTEFISSEGLIRDAAKSVQKLDIYEKERPVGIQIFGAEMDSMLQAVDIVEQSDPDIIDINFGCPVKKVVCKNAGAGILRDIPLMVKLTEAIVKRTKLPVTVKTRLGWDTGSIKIVEVAERLQDVGIKAISIHGRTRVQMYKGEADWHPIAEVKNNPRMNIPVFGNGDVDTPEKAVEMRDKFGLDGAMIGRASIGYPWFFKEVKHFFKTGQHLPPPTIEERAEAARRHLQMAIDWKGEKLGVFETRRHYTNYFKGIPHFKEYRMKMVTSDDAPDVFAAFDEVVEKFKDYQFV from the coding sequence TTGGTTAAAATTGGCAACATAGAGTTAAATGATTTCCCCTTGCTTCTGGCCCCTATGGAAGATGTGAGTGATCCGCCTTTCCGGGCACTGTGCAAGGAGCAGGGAGCCGATGTGGTTTATACGGAGTTTATATCATCGGAAGGGCTTATTCGCGATGCGGCAAAAAGTGTTCAGAAACTGGACATTTATGAAAAGGAAAGGCCTGTAGGCATACAGATCTTCGGAGCTGAAATGGACTCTATGCTCCAGGCAGTGGATATTGTAGAGCAGTCTGATCCGGATATTATAGATATTAATTTTGGCTGCCCTGTAAAGAAAGTGGTTTGTAAAAATGCCGGGGCAGGTATTTTAAGGGATATTCCCTTAATGGTTAAACTTACCGAAGCTATTGTTAAAAGAACTAAACTGCCGGTAACGGTTAAAACAAGGCTGGGTTGGGATACCGGTTCTATAAAAATTGTAGAGGTAGCCGAAAGGCTGCAGGATGTGGGTATAAAAGCTATCTCCATTCACGGCCGTACACGGGTGCAAATGTATAAGGGAGAAGCAGACTGGCATCCTATTGCTGAGGTAAAGAACAACCCCCGTATGAATATTCCGGTTTTTGGAAACGGCGATGTGGATACTCCTGAAAAGGCAGTGGAAATGCGCGATAAATTTGGTTTGGACGGAGCTATGATAGGAAGGGCCAGTATAGGTTATCCCTGGTTTTTTAAAGAAGTAAAGCATTTTTTTAAAACCGGCCAACACTTGCCACCGCCAACTATAGAAGAACGGGCAGAGGCTGCACGGCGTCATTTGCAAATGGCGATAGACTGGAAAGGGGAAAAACTGGGGGTGTTTGAAACCCGAAGGCATTATACCAACTACTTTAAAGGAATTCCGCATTTTAAAGAGTATCGTATGAAAATGGTAACCAGTGATGATGCTCCCGATGTGTTTGCTGCTTTTGATGAAGTGGTGGAGAAGTTTAAGGATTATCAGTTTGTGTGA